In the genome of Mesosutterella faecium, the window GCTTTGTGCTCGAGCTGCCCCAGGCCGAGTCGCCCGAGCGCACGAAGGGGCGCGAGGGGTTCTTCCACCCCGTTTCAATTTCCGGAACGGTGGAGCGGGCGAAGCTGCGGATCATCATCCGAGACCATGACGACCAGGCCTTTGAAGAGAGGAAGAGCCGCCTGCGGCAGCTCGCCGAGGGCTTTGACTGCGGCCGGGCTCCCCGCCCTGACATCACGATCCGGGACCAGTACTACAACATGAAGCGCTACATCGAGCGCCGCAGCGATGTCCTCGAGCGGGCCCGGGCGGCCATCCGAAGCACCGGGGTGGAGCCCGTCGAGCTGCCCGTGAGGGGCGGCACGGACGGCGCGTTTCTCAGCCGCGCGGGGCTGCCCTGTCCGAATCTCTTCACCGGCGGCCTCAACTACCACGGCATCTACGAGTGCCTGCCGGTCCCGTCGCTCGAGAAAGCCGCGGCCGCGGTGCGCAGCCTCATCGCCCGCAGCGCCTCATGAAAAGAGCCTGCTGCGGGCGCCGCGGCCCGCAGGGCAGCCAAAATAAATTTAAAATATAAAAGAATTAAATATAAATTTAAAAACAAGCTGCCCTGCCTCCCTCAGACGGCACGGCGGCCTTTTCATGGATGTTCGCTATGGATACCGTACTGCAGATTTTCGGGCTGCTGGTCCTTATCCTTCTTTCAGCGTTTTTTTCAATTTCTGAAATTTCACTGGCCGCTTCGAAGAAGATGCGGCTTCAGGCGTTGGCGGAAGAAGGAGATTCCCGGGCCCGCGAGGTCATCGCTCTGAAGGCAAAGCCCGGAGCCATGTTCTCCATTGTCGAGATCGGCGTCAACGCCCTCGCGCTCGCGGGCGGCATTCTGGGCCAGGCGGCCTTCATTCCTCCCTTCACAAGGCTCTACAGCATGGTGGCTTCCCCCGAGGCCACGCACACCCTCGCCTTCTGGAGCGCCTACCTCCTTGCCACGCTGCTTTTCGTGCTCTTTGCTGATCTGATCCCGCGCCGCATGGCCATGGCGATCCCCGAGTCCTGCGCGGTTCTCATCGTGCGGCCGATCTCGTGGCTCAACCAGGTGCTGCGCCCCATCGTCTGGTTTCTGAACACCATCACCACCCAGGTGATGAAGCGCACGGGGCTGCCGATCCACGCGAACGACCACGTCACCACCGCCGACGTGATGGCCACCGTCAACGCCGGCGTGCGCGAAGGACTCATCGATCCCACCGAACGCTCGGTGATTGAAAACATCTTTTCGCTTGAAGACCGGACCGCGGGCACCGTGATGACCGACCGCGAGGACATCGTCTACTTCCTGCGCAGCGACTCCGACGAGAGCATCCGCCGCAAGCTGGCCGAGCATCCCCACCACCAGTTCCTCGTGTGCGACAAGACGCTCGACAACGTCGTGGGCTACATCGACAGCAAGCAGCTGCTGCGCTACCTGGTCGAGGACAAGAAGCTGGACCTTGGAGAAAAAGGCATCCTCTCGCCGGTGAAGCTCATCCCGGAAACCCTTTCCATGTCGGAAGTGATCGAGGTGATCCGCAACACCTCCGCCGACTTCGTCGTGGTCATCAACGAGTACGGCGAAGTGGCGGGCCTCATCACCCTGAACGACGTCATGAACACCGTGATGGGCGAAATGGTCGGCATGGACGAGGACTCCCAGATCATCCAGCGCGACGAGTCCTCCTGGCTCGTGGAAGGCTCGACGCCAATCTACGATCTGCAGAACTACTTCGACCTGGACCAGATCGAGGACAACCCGCCCTATGAGACGGCGGGCGGCCTCATCATGTACCTGCTGCGCCGGATCCCGAAGCGGGCCGATAAAGTGCTCTTCAACGGCTACCGCTTCGAAGTGATGGACATCGACAAGAACAGGGTCGACCAGCTGCTGGTGACAAAGCTGCCGGCGGTCAAGCCCGCGGCCGAAGCCCAGGCCGCCCCGGCCGATCAGCCGAAAACAAACGGCTGAAAGCCGCTGACTGCGTGCTCAAAAGAATAGAAGCGGCTGCACCCGGACCCGGTCCGGGTGCAGCCCTTTTTTTTGCCTCCGTACTTTGCTGCCTCCGCACCTTAAAGCAGCCTCTTGCCATCGGGAAGGGAAACCAGGTGCCCTGCTCCCCCTGCCGCTTTAGGAGTCCTTAATTGAAGCGCGCCGCCTTGGGGTCCAGGAGCGCGGCGATTTTTCCGCCGTGCGGGCGTTGAGCCGGCTTTTAACGCGGATTTTCCCTTGAGGAGCCCCTACGCCGGGGCGCTGCCTCCCCAAAAGCGAGCCCGTCCGGCAGGAGCTGCTGCCAGGGATTGAAGGCGCGGGCCTGCACTATCTTTTACGGCCGGCGGCTTTTAAAGAACAAAAAAAGACGCCCTTTTGCAGAGCGTCTTCCGCGGGGTCCGCTTTCCACAAGGGGGCGGCGCGCGGCCGCCCCCTTGAAAAGGAAACGCGTTCAGGGCATGGCGTCAAAAGGCTTGCCGGCCTTCTTTGCCTTGTCCTTGTCGCCCGCAAGGACGAAAGTCATTTCCGAGGGGACGATCATGCGCCGCACGGCACGGTTAACGTCCTCAGGCGTGAGCTTTGCAATCGCCTCGTCGAGCTTCTTGCTCTTGCTCCAGTCGGCGCCCTCCTCCAGGTAGGAGACCCAGCCGCCGGCGATCATGTCGTCCTGCGAACGGTTGACGGCGCGGGACTGAAGCAGGCCTTTCTTCGCCTCTTCAACCTCCTTGGCCGTCACCCCCTCGCGCACGATCCGGTCCATCTCCTCGCGCATGTCTTTTTCTGCGTGCGAGAGGTTCTGAGGCGCCGTGATCGCAAGGGCGATCCAGGAAGCCCGGTTGCCGAACGGATGCAGCGACACGGAGCTGTACACGCTGTAGGACAGGCCGTCCTTCTGGCGCAGCCTCGTCGCCAGACGGTTGGACAGTCCCGAGCCGCCTCCCATGATCCAGTCGGCCGTGATGAGCGCGGCCGCATCCGGATCGTCCATGTTCGCGGCGAAGTCCCGGCGGGCGATGATGAAGGCGTTCTCCTTCTGCGGCGCATCCATCACGATGCGGGCCGCGGCGACCGGCCGGTACTCGGCGTCGATCCTCTTGTACTGCACCGGAGCCTTACGGGTGAAGGAGCTCTCAATCACGCGCCTGACCTCCTCGGGGTCGAAGTCGCCGACCACGGCGATATCGGCCTGAGCGGTCTGGAAGATCTGCTGATAGAGGGACTCCACTTCAGAGCGCGTGAGCTTCGGGATCGCTTCGAGCGTCTCCTTCTTCGTGAGACGGGTGCGCGGGTCTCCGAGCGGATAAGTCCTGAAGTGCTTCTGCAGCGCATCGACCGCCATGCTGGTGGGATCGTCGAGCTTCGACTGCAGCGACGTGCTGATGACGCGCTTCAGCTTGTCGA includes:
- a CDS encoding hemolysin family protein; the encoded protein is MDTVLQIFGLLVLILLSAFFSISEISLAASKKMRLQALAEEGDSRAREVIALKAKPGAMFSIVEIGVNALALAGGILGQAAFIPPFTRLYSMVASPEATHTLAFWSAYLLATLLFVLFADLIPRRMAMAIPESCAVLIVRPISWLNQVLRPIVWFLNTITTQVMKRTGLPIHANDHVTTADVMATVNAGVREGLIDPTERSVIENIFSLEDRTAGTVMTDREDIVYFLRSDSDESIRRKLAEHPHHQFLVCDKTLDNVVGYIDSKQLLRYLVEDKKLDLGEKGILSPVKLIPETLSMSEVIEVIRNTSADFVVVINEYGEVAGLITLNDVMNTVMGEMVGMDEDSQIIQRDESSWLVEGSTPIYDLQNYFDLDQIEDNPPYETAGGLIMYLLRRIPKRADKVLFNGYRFEVMDIDKNRVDQLLVTKLPAVKPAAEAQAAPADQPKTNG